From Pseudoleptotrichia goodfellowii, a single genomic window includes:
- a CDS encoding Kiwa anti-phage protein KwaB-like domain-containing protein, whose translation MSKEILEKSLEYQGKLIKYDWNLYFVNIRKVRSDEENLYTVHKHSFKEIKELNEYIKSLTECVKKYQVKKLETVMEYNGNNPKTSCDKILLNNELIKLKWRYLLDSINNSVRTMDTKLEYQGYIIRGEHRGNVIFFGKSANPIYNFKNGKNLFKTDYDELEEITDKLCRLYFKTDFIVLNDILYVFNNNFEKFFKLEKAINKIKEEKISQILELEIFSDKEKVERLMKSNQSRNMFLTFSNERNEELRNSLKRIEIAELLKLKLDENNNFIIENREAATTLAKYLCYKIVQEKRTDNILEVSSAIKIGDKK comes from the coding sequence ATGAGTAAAGAAATTTTAGAAAAAAGTCTAGAATATCAAGGAAAATTAATTAAATATGATTGGAACTTATATTTTGTCAATATAAGAAAAGTAAGATCGGATGAGGAAAATTTATATACAGTACACAAACATTCATTTAAAGAAATTAAAGAATTAAATGAGTATATAAAATCTTTAACAGAATGCGTAAAAAAATATCAAGTTAAAAAATTAGAAACTGTTATGGAGTATAATGGAAATAATCCTAAAACTTCGTGTGATAAAATTTTACTTAATAATGAATTGATTAAATTGAAATGGAGATATCTATTAGATTCGATAAATAATTCCGTTAGGACAATGGATACTAAATTAGAGTATCAAGGCTATATAATAAGAGGTGAGCATCGGGGAAATGTCATATTTTTTGGGAAATCTGCAAATCCTATTTATAATTTTAAAAATGGTAAAAATTTATTTAAAACGGATTATGATGAATTAGAAGAAATTACAGATAAATTGTGTAGACTTTATTTTAAAACTGATTTTATAGTATTAAATGACATATTGTATGTTTTTAATAATAATTTTGAGAAATTTTTTAAATTAGAAAAAGCAATAAATAAAATCAAAGAAGAAAAGATAAGTCAAATTTTAGAGCTAGAAATATTTAGCGATAAAGAAAAAGTAGAAAGATTAATGAAAAGTAATCAATCCAGAAATATGTTTTTAACATTTAGTAATGAAAGAAATGAAGAATTAAGAAATAGTTTAAAAAGAATAGAAATAGCTGAATTATTAAAATTGAAATTAGATGAAAATAATAATTTTATAATTGAAAACAGAGAAGCAGCTACTACCTTAGCAAAATACTTATGTTATAAAATAGTGCAAGAAAAAAGGACTGATAATATCTTAGAAGTTAGCTCAGCAATTAAAATAGGAGATAAAAAATAG
- a CDS encoding DEAD/DEAH box helicase family protein — MGNKIYNENSRVKIPALVHFARLGYTYQSIKQYKLAENEIDADTNIFVLFFHKALNKLNNREVTLEETRKIIEDFKLKLSGDDLGEKFYNFLINGYEDLKLIDFSEEDKNDYRVVTELIYKNEDEEFRPDITVLINGLPLSFMEVKKPNNKEGIQAEYERMNMRFSKKQYRRFTNITQFTVFSNNVEYDDTEVVPLSGSFYASSSYEKLFFNYFREEDKNIFYNLTEVDEQLIGMILNDNNLISIKSNPEFRTNLEKDTPANKIITSLYSKNRIKEFLKYGIVYVKKINNMGITEIQKHVMRYPQYFATKAIKNTLEKGIKKGIIWHTQGSGKTALSYFNVKYLEDYFFKKGKAAKFFFVVDRLELLEQASSEFISRGLSIEKVNSREEFIKAMQSPKVRDSQGKSVITVVNIQKFSEDSTVIKFSYDLGIQRIFFLDEAHRSYKPTGSFLSNLINSDKDGVFIGLTGTPLINNPDYKSTDVFGDYIHRYYYNSSIQDRYTLKLIREGIQTEYKEKLEEHIKNLEILEGSINKNEIYSHPKYVNALVEYITKDLEESKISFGDNTIGAMIVCDSSNQAKEIFNNLMEKGYINANIAIEKNEDFINSNGEKAKKAALILHDVDTKEIRKTEQQNFKAGNIDILVVFNMLLTGFDAPRLKKIYLGRVIKAHNLLQALTRVNRPYKKFRYGYVVDFADISKEFDKTNKRYFEELQKELGNEFDKYSNIFKTEEEIEKDIQNIKEKLFQYDTENIEIFRKQMGEIKDKNILNEIKKVLEDYKDLRNIIKLHGYSNLFEKLDIEYANKMLNEITNRISIINLNQSLSEEGNNEAIINTALDKINFNFKKIKEEEMIIADAFQNELEKTRAEFERSRDPKSKEYITLMEELKRLFKKKNLEEFTTDEMKDVMKNLTNIKMRIKELNRNDYNLAIKYDGDNKFMRIHKRIKENQKIHDMSDIKLNSILKNTKCQIDKIIENNIEIMEKSAYFERTIMPVIIDSSEENETKNSLEELKIIRKYIFEEYTSEGRKN, encoded by the coding sequence ATGGGAAATAAAATTTACAATGAAAACAGCAGAGTAAAAATACCTGCATTAGTCCATTTTGCAAGATTAGGTTATACTTATCAGTCAATTAAACAATACAAATTGGCTGAAAATGAAATAGATGCAGATACAAATATTTTTGTACTTTTTTTTCATAAAGCACTCAATAAATTGAATAATAGAGAAGTTACATTGGAAGAAACAAGAAAGATAATAGAAGATTTTAAATTGAAGTTATCAGGAGATGATTTAGGAGAAAAATTTTATAATTTTCTGATAAACGGATATGAAGATTTAAAATTAATAGATTTTTCTGAAGAAGATAAAAATGACTACAGAGTAGTCACAGAATTGATTTACAAAAACGAAGATGAAGAATTTAGACCCGATATTACAGTTTTGATAAATGGACTGCCACTTTCATTTATGGAAGTGAAAAAACCTAATAACAAAGAAGGTATACAAGCAGAATACGAAAGAATGAATATGAGATTTTCCAAAAAGCAATACAGAAGATTCACTAATATAACGCAGTTTACTGTTTTTTCAAATAATGTTGAATATGATGATACAGAAGTAGTTCCTCTTAGTGGTTCTTTTTATGCTTCAAGCAGTTATGAAAAATTATTTTTCAATTATTTCAGAGAAGAAGATAAAAATATATTTTATAATTTAACAGAAGTGGATGAGCAACTTATCGGGATGATTTTAAATGATAATAACTTAATTAGTATAAAATCGAATCCTGAATTTAGGACAAATTTGGAAAAAGATACCCCTGCTAATAAAATAATAACTTCACTTTATTCAAAAAATAGAATAAAAGAATTTTTAAAATATGGAATTGTCTATGTCAAAAAAATTAATAATATGGGAATTACTGAAATACAAAAACACGTAATGAGATATCCTCAATATTTTGCTACTAAAGCGATTAAGAATACTCTCGAAAAAGGAATAAAGAAAGGGATCATATGGCATACACAGGGAAGTGGAAAAACTGCTCTTTCATACTTTAATGTAAAATATTTGGAAGATTATTTCTTTAAAAAAGGTAAGGCAGCTAAATTCTTCTTTGTTGTAGATAGACTTGAATTATTGGAACAGGCATCGTCAGAATTTATTTCAAGAGGTTTATCTATCGAAAAAGTAAATTCAAGAGAAGAGTTTATAAAAGCAATGCAAAGTCCTAAAGTAAGAGATAGTCAGGGAAAATCTGTAATAACAGTTGTAAATATTCAAAAATTTTCTGAAGATTCTACAGTTATTAAATTTAGCTATGACTTGGGTATTCAGAGAATATTTTTTCTTGATGAAGCACACAGATCATATAAACCTACAGGCTCTTTTCTATCAAATTTGATAAATTCAGATAAGGACGGAGTATTCATAGGACTTACAGGAACACCATTAATAAATAATCCTGATTATAAATCTACAGACGTATTTGGGGATTACATACATCGTTATTATTACAATAGTTCTATTCAGGACAGATATACATTAAAACTTATAAGAGAAGGTATTCAAACTGAATATAAAGAAAAATTGGAAGAACATATAAAAAATCTTGAAATTCTTGAAGGAAGTATAAATAAAAATGAAATATATTCACATCCCAAATATGTAAATGCTTTAGTTGAATATATTACAAAAGATCTTGAAGAAAGTAAAATTTCTTTTGGAGATAATACGATAGGAGCAATGATTGTCTGTGATTCTTCAAATCAGGCAAAAGAGATATTTAATAATCTTATGGAAAAAGGCTATATAAATGCAAATATTGCAATAGAAAAAAATGAGGACTTTATTAATTCAAATGGAGAAAAAGCAAAAAAAGCAGCTTTAATATTACATGATGTCGATACTAAAGAAATAAGAAAAACAGAACAACAAAATTTTAAGGCGGGAAATATAGATATATTAGTTGTTTTCAATATGCTACTAACAGGATTTGATGCACCGAGATTAAAGAAAATATATTTAGGAAGAGTAATAAAAGCTCATAATTTGTTACAAGCATTAACTAGGGTAAATAGACCATATAAAAAATTCAGATATGGATATGTAGTGGATTTTGCAGATATTAGTAAAGAATTTGATAAAACAAATAAAAGATATTTTGAAGAATTGCAAAAAGAATTAGGGAATGAATTTGATAAATACAGTAATATATTTAAAACAGAAGAAGAAATAGAGAAAGATATACAAAATATAAAAGAAAAATTATTTCAATATGACACTGAAAATATTGAGATATTTAGAAAACAAATGGGCGAGATAAAAGATAAAAATATTTTAAATGAAATAAAAAAAGTATTGGAAGACTATAAAGATTTAAGAAATATAATAAAATTACACGGATATTCAAATCTTTTTGAAAAATTGGATATTGAATATGCTAACAAAATGTTAAATGAGATCACTAATAGAATTTCCATTATTAATTTGAATCAAAGTTTAAGTGAAGAAGGAAATAATGAAGCAATAATAAATACAGCTTTAGATAAAATAAATTTCAATTTTAAAAAAATCAAAGAGGAAGAAATGATTATTGCAGATGCTTTTCAAAACGAACTTGAAAAAACAAGAGCTGAATTTGAAAGAAGCAGAGATCCCAAATCAAAAGAATATATAACTCTAATGGAAGAATTGAAAAGATTATTTAAAAAGAAAAATTTAGAAGAATTTACTACTGATGAAATGAAAGATGTTATGAAAAATCTTACAAATATAAAAATGAGAATAAAAGAATTAAACAGAAATGATTATAATTTAGCTATTAAATATGATGGAGATAACAAATTTATGCGTATACATAAAAGAATAAAAGAAAATCAAAAAATTCACGATATGTCTGATATCAAATTAAATTCAATATTGAAAAATACGAAATGTCAAATAGATAAAATAATAGAAAACAATATAGAAATAATGGAAAAGTCTGCCTATTTTGAACGAACTATAATGCCTGTAATTATAGATTCTTCAGAAGAAAATGAGACAAAAAATTCATTAGAAGAGCTAAAAATAATAAGAAAATATATATTTGAAGAATACACTAGCGAAGGGAGAAAGAATTAA
- a CDS encoding restriction endonuclease subunit S — protein MSKINIGKDLYLKGRIGWKGLKKDEYLKKSEYRIINATALEDRIIDWRKSGYISKERYEESPEIMLKEKDILISKDGTLGKIGFVNNLEEKTTVASGIFVLRNTKNEILDTEYMYHYLKSNIFKRFINKNKALGSTILHLYQKDLEKLEIELPAIERQRKISRILSNLDNKIELNNKLNQKLEEMAKTLYDYWFVQFDFPNENGEPYKSSGGRMVFDERIGREVPVGWEVRKIEDYCNIFTGKKNVTESLECGKYKFFSCAPEYRYSNEKLYSGKAILISGNGSYTGRTIFIEDKFDLYQRTYACVNKDEKDDILYYIFFSMLKYFVPKVSGGTHGSAIPYIVYNDIAKEKILIKNNIINKFLSIVVPYQKKIRKIKEENEKLIGLRDWLLPMLMNGQIKIEDKGKKESE, from the coding sequence TTGAGTAAAATAAATATAGGAAAAGATTTATATTTAAAGGGAAGAATAGGATGGAAAGGTTTAAAAAAAGACGAATATTTAAAAAAAAGTGAATATAGAATTATAAATGCAACAGCTCTTGAAGATAGAATAATTGATTGGAGAAAAAGTGGATATATTTCAAAAGAACGTTATGAAGAATCACCAGAAATAATGTTGAAAGAAAAGGATATATTAATATCAAAAGATGGCACTTTGGGTAAAATAGGATTTGTAAATAACTTGGAAGAAAAGACAACAGTTGCTTCAGGTATATTTGTATTAAGAAATACAAAGAATGAAATACTAGATACAGAATACATGTATCACTATTTAAAAAGTAATATTTTTAAAAGATTTATTAATAAAAATAAGGCTTTAGGTAGTACTATTTTACACTTATATCAAAAAGACTTAGAAAAACTGGAGATTGAACTTCCAGCTATAGAAAGACAAAGAAAAATATCTCGAATTCTTTCAAATTTAGATAATAAAATAGAATTAAATAACAAATTAAATCAGAAATTAGAAGAAATGGCAAAAACTCTTTATGATTATTGGTTTGTGCAGTTTGATTTTCCGAATGAGAATGGAGAGCCTTATAAAAGTTCCGGAGGGAGAATGGTGTTTGATGAAAGAATTGGGAGAGAAGTGCCAGTGGGATGGGAGGTTAGGAAAATAGAAGACTATTGTAATATTTTTACAGGAAAGAAAAATGTTACGGAATCTTTAGAATGTGGAAAATATAAATTTTTTTCATGTGCACCCGAATATCGTTATTCAAATGAAAAATTATATAGTGGAAAAGCGATTTTGATTTCAGGCAATGGCTCGTATACAGGAAGAACCATTTTTATAGAAGATAAGTTTGACCTTTATCAAAGGACTTATGCTTGTGTAAATAAAGATGAAAAGGATGATATTCTTTATTATATATTTTTTTCAATGTTAAAATATTTTGTTCCTAAAGTATCTGGGGGAACTCATGGCTCAGCTATTCCATATATTGTATATAATGATATAGCAAAAGAAAAAATTTTAATAAAAAATAATATTATAAATAAATTCTTAAGTATAGTAGTTCCGTATCAAAAAAAAATAAGAAAAATAAAAGAAGAAAATGAAAAATTAATTGGATTAAGAGATTGGCTATTGCCGATGTTGATGAATGGGCAGATAAAAATTGAAGACAAAGGAAAGAAAGAAAGTGAATAA
- a CDS encoding META domain-containing protein — MKTKIILILVSIFLVFNISFSASVRTRKRAVTSNIKQKIVNTQWKLIKISDDDVSKRGITLNISKDELSGKSGVNNYFGGYKVNGKKISVSKLAVTAMAGSNEKMDLEQDYLDILENVKRIELQNDKLIMKTDLGEILTFTREKDFIPY; from the coding sequence ATGAAAACAAAAATTATTTTGATTTTAGTTTCAATCTTTTTAGTATTCAATATCTCTTTTTCAGCTTCTGTAAGAACAAGAAAGAGAGCAGTTACAAGTAATATTAAGCAAAAAATAGTTAATACTCAATGGAAACTGATTAAAATTTCCGATGATGATGTAAGTAAAAGAGGAATTACGCTTAATATATCCAAAGATGAGTTAAGCGGAAAATCGGGAGTGAACAACTATTTCGGAGGATATAAAGTGAACGGAAAGAAAATATCCGTGTCCAAATTAGCTGTTACTGCAATGGCAGGGTCCAATGAAAAAATGGATCTTGAACAGGATTATCTTGATATTCTTGAAAATGTAAAAAGAATAGAATTGCAAAATGATAAATTGATAATGAAAACTGATCTTGGAGAAATTCTTACATTTACAAGAGAAAAAGATTTTATCCCTTATTAA
- a CDS encoding tyrosine-type recombinase/integrase, with product MEKTKIEDMKYEKLADLWLEREKNFLKISTYSTYKNLHETHIKPVFGNEFIGNISNESLQQFIFDKLKNGRLDGNGGLSRKTVKDIMTIIKISINYAVRENIIKEKSLKYKIPKTDKIREISIFTQKEQSLLFKYIASNPTSKSVGILLAMSVGLRIGELCGLKWKDIDLKNEILIINKTIQRIYIKGKKEGKSEIIISTPKSKSSYRIIPLSRDLINLLKFFQINDKNNYFLSNNEKYIEPKTYRRYYYKILEKLKIRKLKFHSLRHTFATTAIESGIDYKTVSEILGHASVNTTLELYTHPKIEHKKKCIELIFQNFEKR from the coding sequence ATGGAAAAAACCAAAATTGAAGATATGAAATACGAAAAATTAGCAGATTTATGGTTAGAAAGAGAAAAAAATTTTTTAAAAATTTCGACTTACAGCACATATAAAAATCTACACGAAACTCACATTAAACCTGTATTTGGAAACGAATTTATAGGCAACATATCGAACGAATCACTACAACAATTTATATTTGATAAATTGAAAAATGGAAGATTGGACGGAAACGGAGGGTTGTCAAGAAAAACGGTAAAAGATATTATGACGATAATTAAAATTAGTATTAACTACGCTGTAAGAGAAAATATTATAAAAGAAAAAAGTTTAAAATATAAGATACCAAAAACTGATAAAATCAGGGAAATTAGCATATTCACTCAAAAAGAACAATCATTACTTTTCAAATATATTGCTTCAAATCCGACTTCAAAATCTGTCGGAATCTTATTAGCAATGAGTGTAGGCTTAAGAATAGGAGAATTATGCGGTCTAAAATGGAAAGATATAGATTTGAAAAATGAAATTTTAATTATAAATAAAACTATTCAAAGAATATATATTAAAGGAAAAAAAGAAGGAAAATCAGAAATTATAATATCTACACCTAAAAGTAAAAGTTCATACAGAATAATTCCCTTGAGCAGGGACTTGATAAATTTATTAAAATTTTTTCAAATCAATGATAAAAACAACTATTTTCTTTCAAATAATGAAAAATATATAGAGCCGAAAACATATAGAAGATACTATTATAAGATTCTTGAAAAATTAAAAATCAGGAAATTAAAATTTCATTCTCTCAGACATACTTTTGCAACGACAGCTATTGAATCAGGCATAGATTATAAAACTGTTTCGGAAATATTAGGGCATGCTTCAGTAAATACTACTCTCGAACTGTATACTCATCCTAAAATTGAGCATAAGAAAAAGTGTATTGAATTGATTTTTCAGAATTTTGAAAAAAGATAA
- a CDS encoding Fic family protein encodes MKPPFTVTNSMLNKVVEISKTIGNLEFQIEKDLKLRKENRIKSIHSSLAIEQNSLTIEQITAIIDGKRVLGNPKEIREVKNAYDVYGKILTLNPYNELDFLKAHSLLTADIVNESGKYRSKDVGICDEKGNVVHIGARPQFIAGLMNDLFHWGQIDDTPEIIKSCVFHYEIEMIHPFEDGNGRMGRLWQTVILANWNPIFTWLPIETIIYEHQQTYYDVLGQADKENSSNLFIEFMLDIILETFIAYKTGDIYSDKVMNLPEGLTSTESKVYLLVKKYLNTHVSVTANVVSKLISKSSPTARKYLSLFVSLGLMEAHGSNKNRTYTLIE; translated from the coding sequence ATGAAACCGCCCTTTACAGTTACAAACTCAATGCTGAATAAAGTAGTGGAAATTTCTAAAACTATAGGTAACTTAGAGTTTCAAATTGAAAAAGATTTGAAATTAAGAAAAGAAAATCGAATAAAATCTATTCATTCTTCATTAGCTATTGAGCAAAATTCTCTAACCATTGAACAGATAACAGCTATTATTGATGGGAAAAGAGTGTTAGGAAATCCAAAAGAAATTAGGGAAGTTAAAAATGCTTATGACGTCTATGGAAAAATTTTAACATTAAATCCATATAATGAATTGGATTTTTTGAAAGCACATAGTCTATTGACAGCAGATATTGTTAATGAAAGTGGAAAATATAGAAGCAAAGATGTAGGTATATGTGATGAAAAAGGTAATGTTGTACACATCGGAGCCAGACCACAGTTTATTGCCGGATTGATGAATGATTTATTTCATTGGGGACAAATAGATGATACGCCGGAAATTATCAAAAGCTGTGTGTTTCATTATGAAATTGAAATGATTCATCCTTTTGAAGATGGAAACGGACGAATGGGAAGATTGTGGCAAACAGTTATTTTAGCTAACTGGAATCCTATTTTTACTTGGCTACCTATTGAAACAATAATTTACGAACATCAACAAACATATTATGATGTATTAGGTCAAGCAGATAAAGAAAACAGTTCAAATTTATTTATTGAATTTATGTTGGATATCATACTTGAAACATTTATCGCTTATAAAACGGGCGATATTTATAGTGATAAAGTAATGAATTTGCCTGAAGGACTAACCTCAACCGAGAGTAAAGTTTATCTTTTAGTTAAAAAGTATTTAAACACTCATGTGAGCGTTACAGCAAATGTTGTGAGTAAGTTAATCAGTAAGTCATCCCCTACGGCTAGAAAATATTTGTCATTATTTGTATCTTTAGGATTAATGGAAGCACATGGCAGTAATAAAAACAGAACTTACACTTTAATAGAATAG
- a CDS encoding APC family permease, whose product MEGNKKMQFWSIVLLTINSIIGTGIFLSPGSVAKLSGSLAPWIYLCAAVFAAVLAITFASAAKYVTKNGAGYAYAKAAFGENVGLYVGITRFVAASIAWGVMATGVVKTTLSIFNIDSGNAVNITIGFLVLMAILLIINLVGTQVLTFISDLSTLGKLAALGITIIAGVVILVKTGQNHIAEIDLLKDAAGEKLVPALTTTGFVTAVIAAFYAFTGFESVASGASDMENPEKNLPRAIPLAIGIIAAIYFGIVLVSMFIDPVSLVTSKEVVVLASVFKNKIISNIIIYGALVSMFGINVAASFHTPRVFEAMAREKQVPTYFDKRTKSGLPMRAFFVTAALAIIIPMAFNYNMMGIMIISSISRFVQFIIVPLGVISFFYGKNKEEVLNANKNYITDVVFSVLSLILTIFLLVKFNWIAQFSLKNDMGEQMTNWYAVSAMIIGYIILPALLFIYKKNKD is encoded by the coding sequence ATGGAAGGAAATAAGAAAATGCAATTTTGGTCGATAGTGTTATTGACAATAAACTCAATTATAGGAACGGGGATATTTTTATCTCCAGGAAGTGTAGCAAAATTATCAGGAAGCTTAGCACCTTGGATATATTTGTGTGCAGCAGTTTTCGCAGCAGTATTGGCTATAACTTTCGCATCTGCAGCAAAATATGTAACAAAAAACGGAGCGGGTTATGCTTATGCTAAAGCAGCATTTGGAGAGAATGTAGGATTATATGTCGGAATAACAAGATTCGTTGCAGCAAGTATAGCTTGGGGAGTCATGGCTACAGGAGTAGTAAAAACAACATTATCAATATTTAATATAGACAGTGGAAATGCAGTAAATATAACAATAGGATTTTTAGTTTTAATGGCAATTCTTTTAATTATAAATTTAGTTGGAACTCAAGTATTGACTTTTATTAGTGATTTGTCTACATTAGGAAAATTGGCGGCATTAGGAATAACTATTATTGCAGGTGTTGTAATTTTAGTAAAAACAGGACAAAATCATATAGCGGAAATTGATTTGTTGAAAGATGCTGCAGGAGAAAAATTGGTGCCGGCTTTGACTACAACAGGATTTGTTACAGCTGTAATAGCTGCATTTTATGCTTTTACAGGATTTGAAAGTGTTGCCAGCGGAGCGAGTGATATGGAAAATCCTGAAAAAAATCTTCCAAGAGCGATACCTTTAGCTATAGGAATTATAGCTGCTATATATTTTGGAATAGTGTTGGTTTCAATGTTTATAGATCCCGTATCTCTGGTAACGTCTAAAGAAGTTGTTGTATTAGCATCAGTATTTAAAAATAAAATTATTTCCAATATTATAATTTACGGAGCTTTAGTTTCTATGTTCGGTATAAACGTTGCTGCATCATTTCATACTCCGAGAGTATTTGAAGCAATGGCGAGAGAAAAACAGGTTCCTACTTATTTTGATAAAAGAACTAAGAGCGGATTACCTATGAGAGCATTTTTTGTAACAGCGGCATTGGCTATAATCATTCCTATGGCTTTTAATTACAACATGATGGGAATAATGATTATAAGCTCTATTTCGAGATTTGTTCAGTTTATTATAGTTCCTTTGGGCGTAATATCTTTCTTTTACGGGAAAAATAAAGAAGAGGTACTTAATGCAAACAAAAACTATATTACGGATGTTGTTTTTTCTGTGTTATCATTAATCTTAACAATATTTTTGTTAGTAAAATTCAACTGGATAGCACAATTTTCTCTGAAAAATGATATGGGAGAACAAATGACTAACTGGTATGCAGTTTCAGCAATGATTATAGGATATATAATTCTTCCGGCATTATTATTTATATATAAAAAAAATAAAGATTAA
- a CDS encoding HsdM family class I SAM-dependent methyltransferase has protein sequence MNEAVKQKTKKLIDDLKSISNLFGLGGTPGEYRIITETFLYKYLNDKFLYEMKKILPKLNDENFEKNLKELNKEEYKMAEYKLSPETAKFKPEYLISELYNKQNSNNKKFNEILDDTLINIANDNIDIFSVKTSGEEKIRLFESICNYVIDPMERERFAKAIINKLVEVNFEELFSEKYDFFSQIFEYLIKDYNKDFGQYAEYYTPHVIASIISKIMIEDGVKNVTVYDPSAGTGTLVLALAHEIGENKCSVYTQDISTKSNEFLRLNLILNNLTHSLNNAIMGDTLLNPKHTTDNGKKLRTFDYVISNPPFKMDFSTTREQLASDSYAQRFFAGVPTVPKKKKDSMEIYLLFIQHVINSLNEKGKGAIIVPTGFITAQSGIASKVRKYMVENKIIKGVISMPSNIFATTGTNVSILFLDKTKETQNEKVILIDASNLGSKVKEDGKNQKTVLSEEEKEKIINTFRNKEEIEDFSKAVSYEEIKEKNNSLSVGQYFDIKIEYVDITKEEFDEKMKNYKESLKEMFEESAKLEREILESLEGLRIE, from the coding sequence ATGAACGAAGCAGTAAAACAAAAGACAAAAAAATTAATAGATGATTTAAAAAGTATATCGAATTTATTCGGATTGGGAGGAACTCCAGGAGAATATAGAATAATAACGGAAACATTTTTATACAAGTACTTAAATGATAAATTTTTATATGAAATGAAAAAGATATTACCTAAATTGAATGACGAAAATTTTGAGAAAAATTTAAAAGAATTAAATAAAGAGGAATATAAAATGGCTGAGTATAAATTATCGCCTGAAACAGCTAAATTTAAACCTGAATATTTAATTTCCGAATTATACAATAAACAAAACAGTAACAATAAAAAATTTAATGAAATATTGGATGATACACTTATAAATATTGCAAATGATAATATTGACATTTTTTCTGTAAAAACAAGTGGAGAAGAAAAAATCAGATTGTTTGAGTCAATTTGTAATTATGTGATTGACCCGATGGAAAGAGAAAGATTTGCGAAAGCTATTATAAATAAATTGGTGGAAGTGAATTTTGAAGAACTGTTTTCGGAAAAATATGACTTTTTTTCACAAATATTTGAATATTTGATAAAAGATTACAACAAAGATTTTGGGCAATATGCCGAATATTATACCCCGCACGTGATTGCTTCGATTATTTCCAAAATAATGATAGAAGACGGCGTAAAAAATGTAACGGTATACGACCCAAGTGCAGGAACAGGAACATTAGTTTTGGCACTGGCTCACGAAATCGGAGAAAATAAATGTTCGGTTTATACACAGGATATTTCGACAAAATCGAATGAATTTTTGAGATTAAACTTAATTTTGAACAATTTGACACATTCATTGAACAACGCAATAATGGGAGATACTTTATTAAATCCGAAACATACGACGGATAATGGAAAAAAACTGCGAACTTTTGATTATGTAATATCAAATCCGCCTTTTAAAATGGATTTTTCCACAACAAGAGAACAACTTGCAAGCGACAGTTACGCTCAAAGATTTTTTGCAGGAGTACCAACCGTTCCGAAAAAGAAAAAAGACAGCATGGAAATCTATCTATTATTTATCCAACACGTAATAAATTCACTAAACGAAAAAGGAAAAGGTGCAATAATAGTGCCAACAGGTTTTATTACTGCTCAGTCGGGAATTGCCTCAAAAGTAAGAAAATACATGGTAGAAAACAAAATAATAAAAGGCGTAATCTCAATGCCATCAAACATTTTCGCCACAACAGGAACAAACGTAAGCATACTATTTTTAGACAAAACCAAAGAAACCCAAAATGAAAAAGTAATCTTAATAGACGCCTCAAACTTGGGAAGCAAAGTAAAAGAGGACGGAAAAAACCAAAAAACCGTACTTTCCGAAGAAGAAAAAGAAAAAATAATAAACACTTTCCGAAATAAAGAAGAAATAGAAGATTTTTCAAAAGCAGTAAGCTATGAAGAAATAAAAGAAAAAAACAATTCATTATCAGTAGGGCAATATTTTGATATAAAAATAGAGTATGTAGATATAACGAAAGAGGAATTTGATGAGAAAATGAAAAATTACAAAGAAAGTTTAAAAGAAATGTTTGAAGAGAGTGCAAAACTTGAGAGGGAAATTTTAGAGAGTTTGGAGGGGTTGAGAATTGAGTAA